Proteins co-encoded in one Nicotiana sylvestris chromosome 7, ASM39365v2, whole genome shotgun sequence genomic window:
- the LOC104218501 gene encoding uncharacterized protein, with product MEVAELELLLRAFESALSQIKWRLKLPSKRRLQTDILALCTEMRPVVMVDYGGKMPELQDRLSAFLKHCQEGCSVFKPLHVMVIEDMIYLVHARAFAEFVKSSLDLETRLIFVDLEQDPPKMITQMEESSVGAELVLAQKTFSSVFTEDGIKTDHLEHQKPEVRANTDSSVYESTSSQSSEAIDLSDCIKETHVTIPTLNGWLLGYPIVYLFGMAHIEHAIYNLSTKSLHLFQVLVCRCSRGSQAQKEELMSFSVPYDLSLEGMNEPWAEAFLTHIKTKQERCDQVWTSLQMEVRACYPQAIAL from the coding sequence ATGGAGGTTGCGGAATTGGAGCTGTTACTGAGGGCCTTTGAATCTGCTTTGTCCCAAATTAAATGGCGTCTCAAACTTCCATCAAAGCGTCGTCTTCAAACAGATATTTTGGCCTTATGCACTGAGATGAGGCCAGTTGTAATGGTGGACTATGGAGGGAAGATGCCTGAACTGCAAGACCGGCTCTCTGCATTCCTTAAACATTGCCAAGAGGGCTGCTCAGTATTTAAGCCTTTGCATGTTATGGTTATAGAAGATATGATATACTTGGTTCATGCACGAGCATTTGCAGAGTTTGTTAAGTCTAGTTTGGACTTGGAGACGAGATTGATCTTTGTAGACCTTGAACAGGATCCTCCAAAGATGATAACACAAATGGAAGAAAGCTCTGTGGGCGCAGAACTTGTATTGGCACAAAAGACATTTTCCTCTGTCTTTACTGAAGATGGAATAAAGACTGATCACTTGGAACATCAGAAACCAGAAGTTAGAGCAAACACTGACTCCTCCGTTTATGAGTCAACTTCGTCACAGTCTTCTGAAGCAATTGATCTCAGTGATTGCATTAAAGAAACTCATGTTACAATCCCAACTCTAAATGGATGGCTGCTTGGTTATCCTATAGTTTACCTATTTGGGATGGCTCATATTGAACATGCCATATATAACCTCTCGACAAAGTCTCTGCATCTTTTCCAAGTCCTTGTTTGCAGGTGCAGTAGAGGATCTCAGGCTCAAAAAGAGGAACTAATGAGTTTCTCCGTGCCATATGACTTGAGCTTGGAGGGAATGAATGAGCCATGGGCAGAGGCATTTTTGACTCATATAAAGACAAAGCAAGAACGGTGCGACCAAGTTTGGACATCCCTACAGATGGAGGTTAGAGCTTGTTACCCACAAGCAATTGCGTTATAG